Proteins encoded together in one Candidatus Sulfotelmatobacter sp. window:
- a CDS encoding transglycosylase SLT domain-containing protein produces the protein MSPRVRRIRQAFVASTTLRPMAQRLIQDRSPAGYSGVEGYARAHSKEDAGALAWLVVGYARVLDRDCGKAIDPLNRAKPRAGDLGDYVGYYLGSCYLQTGHQAEGLATLANFETTYPDSLLVRDAHLSYANALAAEGRSAEAVELLEKDRLPARSDFEFALGKAYAGLGETAKAAEALANVYYNMPTAAEADPAYAELKKLRPLPPATPTQLKTRADLLMKAKRYNDATDVYRELASHATPEGRPAAELALADALHRSGRNREAKAELTTLPGASNDQMAHRLYILGEVAWSSDENEAFYRSVDELRQSAPTSAWLESALLSAANLHLVHHEYDQALAAFGELQVRFPKGSHASYAHWKAAWLTLRFGRNDEAKKLFDEQIALYPGGNETSAALYWRARLAEEDKQPAMARAYYQKLSERFKNYYYAELGRERLKKLPAGDDPPGEYALLDRIPALEHGEKITLAEPPADDLHLQKAELLGNGGLVDFAVRELQAAANADGGNWGPAETAQLYTDTGHYDRAIEVMKHSVPSYFAVDIPTLPRAYWEALFPRPYWADLKRFSMANGLDPYLVASLIRQESEFNPVAVSRANAVGLMQLLPKTGKTVAHQVELKRYSSTQLFTPTVNLELGTRYFRGMVDRFGGSFEHALAAYNAGSDRVEEWMGQGKYRDTTEFVESIPFTETRDYVQAILRNAAVYKQLYGTP, from the coding sequence ATGTCGCCGCGGGTACGGCGCATTCGGCAGGCGTTCGTCGCATCGACGACGCTTCGGCCCATGGCGCAGCGATTGATTCAGGATCGGTCGCCCGCCGGTTATTCCGGCGTGGAAGGCTATGCCCGGGCACACTCCAAAGAAGATGCTGGGGCTCTAGCATGGCTGGTTGTGGGATACGCGCGCGTGCTTGATCGCGATTGCGGCAAAGCTATCGATCCCTTGAATCGCGCCAAGCCTCGCGCCGGCGATCTCGGCGACTATGTCGGCTATTATCTCGGAAGCTGCTACCTGCAAACCGGGCATCAGGCCGAGGGTCTGGCGACGCTTGCCAACTTTGAGACGACTTATCCGGATTCGCTGCTGGTTCGCGACGCGCACCTGAGTTATGCCAACGCGCTGGCGGCGGAAGGGCGCTCCGCGGAAGCTGTGGAGTTGCTGGAGAAAGATCGTCTGCCGGCGCGATCGGACTTCGAATTTGCTTTAGGCAAAGCCTACGCCGGCCTGGGTGAGACGGCGAAAGCGGCCGAGGCGCTGGCGAACGTTTATTACAACATGCCGACTGCGGCAGAGGCGGATCCGGCTTACGCGGAATTGAAAAAACTGCGTCCGCTGCCGCCGGCAACTCCGACGCAACTCAAAACGCGGGCCGACTTGCTGATGAAGGCCAAGCGCTATAACGATGCCACCGACGTTTATCGCGAACTGGCCAGCCATGCGACTCCGGAGGGGCGTCCGGCGGCGGAGCTGGCGCTGGCCGATGCGCTGCATCGCAGTGGAAGAAACCGCGAAGCCAAGGCGGAATTGACGACGCTCCCGGGCGCGAGCAACGATCAGATGGCGCATCGCTTGTACATTCTCGGGGAAGTGGCGTGGTCATCGGACGAGAACGAAGCGTTCTATCGGAGCGTGGACGAGTTGCGACAGAGCGCGCCGACGAGCGCCTGGCTGGAATCGGCGCTGCTGTCGGCGGCGAATCTGCATCTGGTGCATCACGAATATGACCAGGCATTGGCCGCGTTCGGCGAACTTCAGGTGCGGTTTCCTAAGGGTTCGCATGCGTCCTATGCGCACTGGAAGGCGGCGTGGCTCACGCTGCGGTTCGGCCGCAACGATGAAGCGAAGAAACTTTTCGACGAACAGATCGCTCTGTATCCGGGAGGCAACGAGACCTCCGCGGCGCTCTATTGGCGGGCGCGTTTGGCGGAGGAAGATAAGCAGCCCGCCATGGCTCGGGCTTATTACCAGAAATTGTCTGAACGCTTCAAGAATTATTATTATGCCGAGCTGGGACGGGAGCGGTTGAAGAAACTTCCCGCCGGCGACGATCCTCCCGGCGAATATGCGCTGCTTGATCGCATTCCAGCGCTCGAGCACGGCGAGAAAATAACGCTGGCCGAACCTCCGGCGGACGATCTGCACTTGCAAAAGGCGGAGTTGCTCGGGAATGGAGGGCTGGTCGATTTTGCCGTGCGCGAGTTGCAGGCCGCTGCCAACGCCGACGGCGGCAACTGGGGGCCGGCGGAGACGGCGCAGCTTTACACCGACACCGGCCATTACGATCGCGCCATCGAGGTGATGAAGCATTCCGTCCCTAGTTATTTCGCGGTCGACATTCCAACCTTGCCGCGGGCCTATTGGGAGGCGCTGTTTCCGCGGCCTTATTGGGCCGATCTGAAAAGATTTTCGATGGCCAATGGGCTCGATCCGTATCTGGTGGCGTCGCTGATTCGCCAGGAGTCGGAGTTTAATCCGGTCGCGGTTTCGCGCGCCAATGCGGTGGGGCTGATGCAGTTACTGCCGAAAACCGGCAAGACTGTTGCTCATCAAGTCGAGCTGAAACGTTATAGCTCGACTCAGCTATTTACTCCGACCGTTAATTTGGAACTGGGCACGCGGTATTTTCGCGGAATGGTCGACCGGTTCGGCGGATCGTTCGAGCACGCACTCGCCGCCTACAACGCCGGTTCCGATCGCGTTGAGGAATGGATGGGGCAAGGGAAGTATCGCGACACGACTGAGTTTGTGGAGTCGATTCCATTCACCGAAACGCGGGATTATGTACAGGCGATTTTGCGCAATGCCGCGGTGTATAAGCAGTTGTACGGCACGCCGTGA
- a CDS encoding GAF domain-containing protein has product MAESKELQQIIERAVAQVFERQLPKLQAEVVERVLASLPAAPVASAESLVGSAVHGNLAQAIAGIHAGSTQKEILRALLEAGGAYGSRVALFVVKGGAATGWQGRGFGEDDSVKDFPLDMSTGPAAHAYQNRTVAPANIAEMDRRFVKQFGGPENEQILVLPLVLKDKVAALLYADGGSEGVLDGPSLEVLVMTASAWLELASLRKQSQRELSEPSPAVERVERAPVASPMQSVTSFSDPFAAHAPKHGAPVAARESAPEPEPAAEVVEVATHAAAASAAAPATAADPFAGMSAEDADTHRKAQRFARLLVDEIKLYNQAKVAEGRRSKDLYDRLKEDIEKSRSTFQKRYGSTAAAGGDYFQKEVVRSLAEDDYSVMGANFRR; this is encoded by the coding sequence ATGGCGGAAAGCAAGGAACTCCAGCAAATCATCGAGCGGGCGGTGGCGCAAGTTTTCGAGCGGCAGCTTCCCAAATTGCAGGCGGAGGTGGTCGAGCGCGTGCTGGCATCGTTGCCTGCGGCGCCGGTGGCATCGGCTGAAAGCCTTGTTGGGAGCGCCGTTCACGGCAACCTGGCGCAGGCCATCGCCGGGATTCATGCGGGCTCGACGCAAAAAGAAATTCTGCGCGCCTTGCTGGAAGCGGGTGGCGCGTACGGTTCGCGGGTCGCGCTTTTTGTGGTGAAAGGCGGAGCGGCTACGGGATGGCAAGGCCGCGGCTTCGGCGAAGACGATTCGGTGAAGGATTTCCCGCTCGACATGAGCACCGGGCCGGCGGCTCATGCTTACCAGAACCGTACCGTGGCCCCGGCGAATATTGCCGAGATGGACCGGCGGTTCGTGAAGCAGTTTGGCGGGCCGGAGAATGAGCAAATCCTGGTGCTGCCGCTGGTTCTGAAAGATAAAGTTGCGGCATTGTTGTATGCCGATGGCGGCTCGGAGGGCGTGCTGGATGGGCCGTCGCTGGAAGTGCTGGTGATGACGGCGAGCGCGTGGTTGGAACTGGCTTCGCTGCGCAAGCAGTCGCAGCGAGAGCTCAGCGAGCCAAGTCCGGCGGTGGAACGAGTCGAGCGGGCGCCGGTTGCGTCCCCGATGCAGAGTGTGACTTCCTTCTCGGATCCCTTCGCGGCGCACGCTCCGAAACATGGGGCGCCGGTGGCCGCTCGTGAATCTGCACCCGAACCCGAACCGGCCGCGGAGGTGGTCGAAGTGGCGACCCATGCTGCGGCGGCGAGTGCCGCGGCGCCGGCTACAGCCGCCGACCCGTTTGCCGGGATGTCCGCGGAAGACGCCGATACCCATCGCAAGGCGCAACGCTTCGCGAGGCTGCTGGTGGACGAGATCAAGCTCTATAACCAGGCGAAGGTGGCGGAGGGCCGTCGCAGCAAAGACCTTTATGATCGCCTGAAGGAAGATATTGAAAAGAGCCGCTCCACGTTTCAGAAGCGCTACGGCAGTACTGCCGCGGCCGGTGGCGACTACTTTCAAAAGGAAGTTGTGCGCAGCCTGGCCGAGGACGACTATTCGGTGATGGGCGCGAACTTCCGGCGGTAG